The stretch of DNA aattaacataTTCTGCATACATGTTTGTAGAGACCCATAGCATTAATGGCACCCTTTAAATCTTTAAATTTCTACATTTCTTGATTCCCTAGTTACTGGGTAAATGctcatgtatctagtttatctaatttccatacctgtatcattggCCCTTAGGCTTCTGCCCATTTCCTGCCAAACTTTAATATAGTATTTTGCAAGGATCTGTGGATCtgtttggcctgcatctgttaaATCAGGGGGATTTTCCAGGGAGCCTGGGATTAACAAGGCCCATTAAGTATTTTACCCTATAGGGACAATGCTTCTAATGAGTGCGGgaaacagggaccctgtgaacaagGGTTTAGTCAGTTACAGGTTACTTTGTGTTacagcactttctaggagagtgagacAGTCAGATTTAGCTAGTAAGAGCAGCTTGCGCTCCAGCTAGGAGAGATAGGCGGCTAGATAGAAGGTAGCTCTCCCATAGGCTTTGCTTGTCTAAGTGAAGAGTCTGATGTACTGAAGAGGGATTCAGGCACAGTCTTTTCCGTGATCCATTTCTGGCGTAGGGGATCTGAAAAACCTGAGGCAACCCTGGGGATGAACCTTAAACTTCCCCAAACTATCTCCCCATACTGACCTTCATTGATCATTTATTGCTGCATTGCCTCATTGCTCATGAGTATATTCaatattgtcttggacaataaagtctGTTCTGTTTGTTTGATGCAAAGAACATTCTGGcatcctttatttttatttagcacaATAGTGAGTTGTTGTTTAACTACCCCTCCCCTTTATTACATCCACATAGTTAAGGCCCATCCTTGTGTGTTAGAGCCTAAAGTAACCGATGCTCTGTCTCATTTTGTTACACATGGCCTTtctagccaagatagggttataTGCTGTTAGGTTCATCATACTGCCCCTCACTATCTCAATCACTTCACTCAGACTTACActtacaaaatacatttcttaGCTCTGCAAGATGTTTCTATATCGGTTATCACGCAGCTGGAGTTCCCCTGCACACCTTCTCATTTGAGGTCAGAATTCTTTGCAAAGAAAATGTATGTTGGTATGGGGGAGAGAtgtgtaagggtgaagatacatgaagctacttagtagcagctacttgtcatggctactaatgccagaaaacaccctgccatagacaatactgagaatcgcctctgctaaaacacacgtagagacaattatcagcaaatgatcagcattgtctgttttagtagcaacgacaagtaactgctactagtagctctgtgtgtcttcaccctaacagacTACAAATGTAGATTTCCTCCCCAGCTGCTAATTGCCAAAGCTCCTCCACAATAAAACTTTGAAGAAGGCTGACCTGGTTTAGACCAGAAGCAACCATGCAGAGCAGTGTTAACTTCTTCCTGGGCTGCGTTCACCTTAGACatgaataaagaaaaatgttctcCATTTTTTCTCAGCATTCTCCAACTCTTCCTCCTCTAAATTTCCCCTGTCATTCTTGTTTTGGTACCTTTTTTGCCTTACATTTCCTGGTTGTTCAGTGTACTTTTGGCCACGGTAGCTTCTATTTGCAGATCCTGCTCAAGCCGTTAGTTCTCTGGTAGTAGCTTATGCCTGTTAATGACCATGTTTGTCTCCTGCCCTGACTCCTCTGCAGTGCTGTAGGATCTCTGCTAGTATTGCTTGGCATATCTGAAAGGAAAAAGGGCATTGTTGAGGATTGGTAAAAGTAGGGTTGCTAGTCAACATCATTAAACCAATGACGTACATTTTTAGTCAATTCACCATGGTTTTTTCCCACAAcacagcattttccccagaattcaagTCTGTCTGCTTGCAAACTTTTGTCCACCACAGTTGCACTCGAAATTTCAAAACTAACACTTTTGTACATATACCTTTATTTAATTAGCCACAAAAAGAGGCTAGTAGTAGAACTATTAAAAACGACATTCGTTTTCAGTTTTCTGGGTGCAACTATATAGAACCTATTGATGCAATCTGCTGTGGGAATGCTGAATTTATTCCCTAGCACCAATAGGGGCACTTGTACTCTCCAAGAGGAAAATCAGATGACTTTTACTGCAACTAATTCTATACtttgctaaatatattttatattgtgtttgttgGCTGATATTATTAAATTGGGCTTGCCCTATAGGAAACCGAATACTATATTTTAGGTAATCATACACTCCCACAGGGAGATATTTAGCAGTAAAAGTGAATCTATAGAAAAGGGTTGTAGCAGACCTAATATGTCAACATGCCACCACAACATACATACTATGAAATCTAGTACTCATTGCTGTAGGGTTATACAAACTGCAGGGGAGAGGTGGATGCTGGGAAATCTCTCCATCTGCCATCACCCTGAAGTGCTAAGGGTCAGCCCCCGGCCTTATTCCCTGTTCCCACACACAAACGGATACATACAAGCTATGTTACATCATCTAATAATTGGAGGaagctctgtcttttactcctcTCTTtttgttacagtaagagctgcattatttcctgtcacagTTTCCTGacaatatttaccaatatatatgccaatatggtaagattctttaataggacacatgttataatataaattatttgttggTTAAGGGAGTATAGTTTCCTTTACGGTTAATGGCAGATGTTGTCAGATGTCCTCTTCCAGTAGAGAAACAGCAACATCTGCCCAATATCCAAAAATGCCCATTATGTACAATAACAGGCTGCTTCTTTTACACTAATTCACCAATACTGTGCATTATATGAAACGTAAACATCAACAGAGATACTGCATTGTCCCAGTCATGACtatatttatactaaatatacaagtgatgcttgaaagtttgtgaaccttttaaatgttcaatatttaagCATAAATGCAATCTGTTTTTCAAGCAAGTACTTAAACCAGATACATTAAACTAaccaaagaaaaaacacaatgcttgtatatttattattggaAAATGATTCAAAGTTGCATATTTGTCTGTTCCAAAATTATACAAACCTCTATGATTCTTACTTTATGTGAAGAGGAAATGGGATAAAAtaagagtgtaagtgtgggaggCCTTGCTCTTTACTGTCTGAGCTTAACACATTAAGCGTTTGTGGCTGTGTGCCATGATGGAACAAATCCTTCTGAAGAGGTTCAAAAAGTTGTCTGGCAAAGGTTACAAAACCactaattatataaattatgatTTTTTGATTCATAGTTTACATGTAAAACTGTACCTATAATTATAGCTTGACCTTTTGCAGGCAATTACTTGAAAATGATTTGAATGATTGAAAATTGATTTGAAAAAAGTGATTCATTGAATGGAGTGTTGGAATGACAGTGTACTCTGAACAGAGCTTTTTAAAGTGAAGGGcagttaaatcactgggggaggATTTCAAACTGtttgccccagcctggggtacttctgaGCAACCCCACATTGCTATTTTCTTCCTGAATTTTCCTTCCAGTAGAGCTAAAAGTCAAACTCTAAGCTAAAAATCAAACTAAAAATGGCCTTTATACCCTACTGCGAATGCCCTGGCTGGGCAACAGGAGAAAGAAGATTATATCGTCATCATTAATgatgatataaataaaaataaggtaTAACTAAATGTAAGATGAACCAGAATAGCAGTTCCTGAGTAGATTGCATCATATAGAATGAAGACAGAGAGTGTGAGATTAAAGTGGAACTTGCAGAAAGGCCCAGAAAGGTCCTGAGGAACAGGGTGTGGTCTGCTATTACTTCTGTAATTTTATTTGACATGAATTTATCCTGCTTTATTAGACAATGTCCAATCTTGACCAAAGGCCACAGCAGTGACTCAGAGATCAGTGGCCATAGTGTTTGTAATAGGGACCTAGGAAGAGACTGAGCCAAGAAAAAGGCAGGCAGGAAGGTGAGAACCAAACAGGAATACACTTTTACATACAGGCAGAATTGGTACTTGAAGAAGGCACTTGTTGTAAAGCACAGTCAAGTAACAATGCAATGCCAACGATAAGTCCAGTGACAAGCTGGGTCAAGATGGCTGACTGGTAGACAAGGCAGGGACAAGTCTTGGTACAAATGTCTAGGCAATACAGTACAGGTAATAGTAAAGGCAGGTGTAAGGAGCACTGGGAGACCGGTGCAGTTTCCTACCTCTAGGCAGGCCGCTCCCTGGGCTCCTCTGCACAGACGCACAATCTCTCACAACACGCGGATGCACAGTGACACCGGAGCTGCGTTGTGACTTTAACCGATGTGCTGACATCACTTTTGCATGAAATACGAATTTAAATAGTGTTTCTTTCCTTGTTTTTGGTGCCCAAGCTGGTTTAGTGTAGTCTGACTTATTGTATTGATTCCTGCTGGTTTTTGACTTTTGCCTGTCCCTGACTTATGAATCTTCGTTGCCTGACACCCTTTGCTCGACTCTGACCTTGCCTTTGCCTGATCCCTTAGTTACCGCGGAATAACCTTGGCAGTGTGTAGGATCCATGTCAACTCCACCGCAGAAAGTTCCTAAAAGGGCTTCAGTGAAAaccggggttggcagggctctccctCTCTTACACCTAAGAGTTTAGTTCTGGCAGGTTACAGGCTTCTCTACGTTACAGTCCGTAACAGCAGAAAACTAATAGGCAAGTCAGTAAGTACAGGCCAAGTAATGGGAAAAGGATAAAAGGATACAGAGCAAGAAATCACAAATAGCAAAGCCTACCACCAGAAGGCTGACAATAACTAATTGACAACATCCAGTGGTGTCAGTGGACCTTTGAATGATTTTGTGCAATATGGCACAGCCGGATGTAGCTGCCTAGTTCAGGCATAATATCACTGAACTGAGGGGGCTCAGTAACATCAGCAGAAGAATCTGAGGAGCATTAACCTGCGCATCCTCACACCCCTATATGAGACCATGCGCTGCAAACATTTTTGAAGTGCACTCCTTATCTCCTGGTTCCGTAGACTGTATATTAAGGGGTTAAACAATGGGATCACCACAGTGTAGATCAGGGAAATTATTGTTTTTGACATTGAGTTGTCATGTTACGGAACTATATAAACTGCAACCAGTATCCCAAAAAAGATGGTAACAGTGGTCAAGTGGGAGCTACAAGTAGAGAACGCTTTGTGTCTCCCTGTTGTGGTTGGGAGTTTGAGAATTACATTGAATATGCACATGTATGTTATGGTAATGAACAAGACtggaaaaagaaacaaaggaatGGCCAGAACCATATCTATCAGTTCTACAAGAGAtgtgtctgagcaggaaagttctaAGAGGGGggcaaagtcacagaaaaaatgaTTAATGGTATGTGAACCACAGAATTCCATTTTACTAATTAAAACTACAGGAATAAGGGACATTGTGAAGCTTACAAACCAACATAAACTCACTAGGGAAAGCTGAAGATTACTGCACATAATTGATACATAATGAAATGGGTTGCAAATAGCCAGGTACCTGTCATAGGACATAACTGTAAGAATCAGACATTCTGAGGTTAATGCAATACCATGAAACAGAAGCTGGGTTATACAGGCAGAAGTCCATGTGGTAACTCCACCCTTAAGTATGCCGTGCAGCATTAGTGGCGCAATCTCAGTGGTTAGCATGATGTCAGACAAAGAAAGGTGACTGAGGAAGAAGAACATTGGAAATCATAATCATACAGAAATCTTTTGCTTGTCAATACATTTTGATGAAACAATATCACTGTACACAATGATAATATAAGGGGATAAGTGAAAAACAGGGAAATGTTGTGTCCCTCATAAGTATGATCTCTTCAGGGCTTTAATGGATATCAGGCCTATTACAGGACAGTATGAGGTACTCTTATACCGACTGTCTTACATGTGCTACATTAATGTGTAACTTTTTAATGTCAATTATTGATGCTTAATATTTCCTTTTATGCAGCAACAGTATTAACAAGAAAATCTACATTTGTTTTACCAACTTATTGCTTATTCTGATTTTGActttaaaatgttgcaattttgaACAATTACATCTCACCTGAGGGAACCTGTAAATTGTTGTCATGTCCGATACTACATGGGTCAGTGTGGAAAGTAAATGACCCACAAAAGCAGCAAGTGTTCCCTTGTCATTGCAGGAATAGTTGGGTACAGATGCCGCCCTCCCAGTCAATATGCTCAGAGTGTTGGCTGCTGCCCGACTTTCACTGGTGCAGGCATCATAGATACGGTAGCCAAGGGTTAGGTTGGGTAAGATATTAGCATTCTGATTGATCTCCTCAATGGCAAAAATAGCTGCTAGATAATGTTGATAATATATAAGTGATGGACTAGAAAAATAGAAACacaagttatttttgaaaaaagcaACTCACTGCCATGCCTATAATGTAGGTTTTGTTTTGAGTATGAAACAAAGAAAAATGGTTTATTCTGATCATTGGAAAAGGTCATGTATTCAGAGTAAAGGGCCaagtacaggcacaggtaggtaGAAGCCTACAAACTAAAGGGGCTTCCAGTACTTTTTCCTATATTAAATGATTCTGTTTAGTCTATTATGGACAGGGGCACATTGGCATGTCATTCCCTTCTACCATCAATGCCAAAAACAGTAACGCTTGAGTAATACCAAATATAAAGGCTTCAAGTCCCACTTAGTAATCAGTTTACCCTTTAGCTTCCTGGATGGTTACAGATAAAGATATAAACATTCTGGTCTAATCTCAAGAGTATCCTGGATATCAAATATGAATTTGATTCATTATGCTTTCAGTCTTTGTATGTGAGAGATAGCCCCTATAAATTTACGCCAAACTGACAATTATCATAATCCCTTGCTTAAAGATTTCTTCTAACCTGAATGAAGTTAATTTTTCCAGGCTTAACAAAGGACAGAGATATAAGACAGACAAtaaagagtacaggtatgggatctatgggatctattatctgcaatTCTGGTGTTTTTCAAACAAAGGTTCTTTGTGTAATAataaaggctactaaaaaaatatagtaGTCACACAATGTGATGTATTATCATGAGAAGTACAGTattattaaagaagaaataaataagtaaacTAGTAAAATATGAAGAACTGTTTTTTCAGTTGGACACATATTGGAGCTATatgataatggatttctggataataggtcccatacctgtagctatgTAAATGCAATGAAATAGTTTGTATAGACCAATGCACATAGTTCTTATTACAATGATGTTAGGGTTTTAGACTAGAGGAACAGACTTGCATTTCAAGCAGTGAAGGTTTTTCTATTGTGATCTCAAGTTAGTTCTGATatatagtgtatagataggttggtataagTATGGGTATATATGTACACATGGGttaatttggaggggttgaatttgTGGTCTTTGGTattttttcagcccaacttaactatgtaagtaGGTACCTTTGGCACCTAAGGGACACCAtcttttttcaaaaaagtttCAGTTTAGTTTTGGGAGAAGCAACAGAGGGTTACACCCTAATTGCTAGTGTGTGTAGTACAATCTAATTACAAAGGCATATTATAAGCAGTGTATCAACTCTATATAGCAAGGCCACCAGGCTCAAAGCAAAATAGCACAATAAAATAATCATTTAGATATACGCTGCTTATAATATCACCAAATACTGTACAATAAAGGTAGACTAGTATAAAATATAGAACAACTTAGTAAAcaaagatagaaagatagataaatagatagacaatAACTGGCCTTGATTTGGGAGTCTGTGAAAGGTTAAAACATCTTAATGTTTCCATTGAGATGGGAGACACATGTTTATCTAAATCCTTAGCCCAATATATGTCAGACCTTTAATGAACAACTTATTTTGTTATAAATGCAGTGGGAAACTGATTTGCCAGTACAGTTAATATTAATGAGAATATAACTTACTAATTGCATTTGCGTGGGGAAGGTTTGTGGTTGAATTGAATTTCCTTCTCATCCTTTCTTGACCTAAATAAAGAAAGAACTATTCCCAAGATTATATCCCCATCCTGCTGGACTCCACTCGGACTCTGATCTTCCAGAACACAAGCAGAAGCCCCCGCACTCCCTGGCAGTGTCAGCAATAAAGCCACTATCACAAGCAGCACGGGAACCAGACAATACAGCCCGCTGAGGATTTTTAAATAATGCTCCAATCCCCTGATTTGCTCTGGGAAAAATGTGATCCACTTCATTGATATAATAGACAGAACAAAAGAGGTTAATTACCTGTAACAAGAAATACTCTGGTGTGGGCAATTTTAAAGACAACATTGAGGTATCAGCACAAGATGCTTAATTAGagccatattttttacattcatttaaagcTGTGCACAAGTATATTTTTAGTTTAATACTGTTAGGGAATCAAATAAAGGGGGTTATATAAAAGGAGGCAACTAAGAACAGGCTGCAGGGTGCTTACACTGAATACCCCCCTGTAATGAGCACTACAGGCTAGGGAACCGTGCCGGCACAGATAGGAGCAGTAACTCAGAGAGGCAGAACCCCTGTTTAAAACAGTTTGTGAGGCCTAGTCAGTTCCTACACAGAAATCAGAGACGCAGCCCCAAGGGATGGGACTAAGCGGATGGTCAGGAAACAATCCAAAATTATACACAGGAATCAACAACAGCACAGAGGGTTAGGAATTAGCAGGGTCAGACAGGCAGATTTCACAACAGTATTTTGTAGCTAAACTCTAACTTACAGCAGAACCTGATTGCTCAGACAAGGAGCAAAGAAAAACAGGgtctataaaaaggtttctcctGTTGCTGATTGGGGGAGAAGTGCAAGTACGATTAACCCCTACCATTGCTGGAGCTACAccattttctttataataaagcTTTATTACTGGGTATGGACCTTGCTCgatttattaaaatattctaCCAACCCTAAAGACTGTTatcattatatttatatctgCACATGTAACCCTTCTACATATAGAAACTGGTGTATGAAATTGTCAGAAATGtaccatttaaaaatacattattctATGTAGTGACACCCCCCCATATGACTAGTCTACTCTCGGCCCTGTGTGCTAGTAAAGCTATCTACTACATTATTAGTGGTACAATACAGGTGCAGCTTCAGCATACAATCTATTCTGTGCAAGGGCATACATTgttaaaagtagttttttttacaaggttatacttaatataaataaataaatttgtcaAGGTAGTTCCACAACCCACAACCTAATTTCAAATGATCATCTAATCATCATTCTTATTTCATTCAGATGCTATTAAGGGGATATCCTTATCAAATAAAAAAGTGTCTTAAAACACTAGAACAGATAAGACCACACAAATATATAACAAGATGAAatcctctacatcagtgctgtccaactggcggcccccctctgtgtggccccccacctgtctggctgctttgatggcttactcttgtgtaaactttaaatggtatcagtactgagattaactgcccccctgcatggttctcacctcagattcaggctgtaatcagactgtattgtttaaatatgtaattccctgtgttgttcacaccttttaatctctgcattgttcaacccctgcagtgttcacacctcaggctcagactgtaatcacccccattgttcccatgttcacacctcaggagcagtagaaacccacaaataatccctgcatactacaaaaagaacatatactgaggtggtactgcaattaaaaagttttttaatatatagttattgtgcagactgtaggagcagtgccagcattatgtcactgtaggctgcctgtgtgtgccatacacacaggcagcatagggcaagcagagtatggcacacacaggcagggtagggaaggcagagtatggcacacacaggcagggtagggcaggcagagtatggcacacacaggcatagtagggcaggcagagtatggcacacacaggcagagtagggcaggcagagtatggcacacacaggccaagtttggcacaaaccagccaagaatggcacacacagtgaaagtatggcacacgtaggcagggtagggaaggcagagtatggcacacacaggcagggtagggcaggcagagtatggcacacacaggccaagtatggcacaaaccagccaagaatggcacacacagtgaaagtatggcatgcaggcagggtagggcaggcagagtatggcacacacaggcagggtagggaaggcagagtatggcacacacaaaggcagggtagggcaggcagagtatggcacacaggcagggtatggcaggcagagtatggcaggtttttgctgtactacaaccattaatatgggtatggtcatgtgataacatgggtgcggtttcaagtgggtgcggtttcaaaaaggggagtggtcaaaactggcttccattatcggccctccaccacgtaggtcggaaaaattccggccctcggtacaacagaagttggacagcactgctctacatgtATCGAAATTAATTAGGCACAATTAGAACTTTGTtaaaacattgtacaggtatcggaccccttatctggaaacccgttatccagaaagctccgaattacggaaagcctatctcccatagactcaattttaatcaaataattcagaatttgaaaactgatttcctttttctctgtaataataaaacagtacctgtacttgatcccaactaagatataattaccccttattggggcagaacagccctattgggtttatttaatggttaaatgattcccttttctctgtaataataaaacagtacctgtacttgatcccaactaagatataattaccccttattggggcagaacagccctattgggtttatttaatggttaaatgattcccttttctctgtaataataaaacagtacctgtagttgatcccaactaagatataattaccccttattgggggcagaacagccctattgggtttatttaatggttaaatgattcccttttctctgtaataataaaacagtacctgtagttgatcccaactaagatataattaccccttattggatgcaaaacaatcctattgtggttaattcatgttttattgattttttagcagacttaaggtatggagatccaaattacgtaaagacccctatccggaatacccttggtcccgagcattctggataacgggtcctatacctgtagtataagtACAGCAAGTGATGCAggaatcaggcccggatttgtggagagaccacaaaggcccaggcctagggcggcagaagtttaggggcggcatgctgccccgccgcaagaaaatttttaaatttggctcccatacggagcagtcgggacctctccccactgctccgtatgggagtttaaaggagcgtttgcgcatgcacaCTGGGGAGAGggcacgttcgcgcatgcgcactggggggcacgttcacgcatgcgcagagggggacacccacaggggcggcctcggggcgcctcagagagaaatctggccctggttacagttagagctgcattatttcctgtcagctgatctctgagggagcacacagccagtgtcagactggcccacagggataccaggaaaactcctggtgggccctcctgcttctaaccatttggcttaATTTATGGACATTTCCTacttctctatgggaacaaattgactaaatataaagaagaatagattatagtacatAAAGATTAAAAACTAGGAAGATATAGaggtggatgaaaaatagtttgaagagtgggcccacagtctaaggttttctggtgggaccacaaaataCTCACTCCTCGATGGGACAACATACTGTCCTAGCTGGCTATCCTATATATATCActcactcctaggggcacatttactaatccacgaacgtccgaaaagcgtccgaatgcgtttttttgtaatgattttacaaattgtcgcgacttttttgtagccattacgacttgctcgcaaaatgccgcgactttttcgtagcgctacgacttgcgcgaaaagtcgcgactttttcgcagctttcgcgccgagtacgaaagtttcggtttcgttcaagcttcagtatggagactttccttgggccgggttggagc from Xenopus tropicalis strain Nigerian chromosome 8, UCB_Xtro_10.0, whole genome shotgun sequence encodes:
- the LOC101732719 gene encoding vomeronasal type-2 receptor 26 — encoded protein: MKWITFFPEQIRGLEHYLKILSGLYCLVPVLLVIVALLLTLPGSAGASACVLEDQSPSGVQQDGDIILGIVLSLFRSRKDEKEIQFNHKPSPRKCNYPSLIYYQHYLAAIFAIEEINQNANILPNLTLGYRIYDACTSESRAAANTLSILTGRAASVPNYSCNDKGTLAAFVGHLLSTLTHVVSDMTTIYRFPQICQAILAEILQHCRGVRAGDKHGH